The following are encoded in a window of uncultured Sphaerochaeta sp. genomic DNA:
- a CDS encoding methionine ABC transporter ATP-binding protein codes for MQIKLHNLKRTYGDLHAVNGISLDIPSNTIYGIIGKSGAGKSTLVRLISLLERPDEGEVFFDDVRVDNLQKHSLIERRRRVGMIFQNFNLFSSRNAEQNIAYPLEITGTPKNEITTRVARLLSLVGLEGRGKAPISTLSGGQKQRVAIARALACNPDILFCDEATSALDPQTTHSILALLKEIQRKMSLTVVMITHQMEVVRDACDQVAVLNDGVVVEQGLVTDIFANPSSEVTKDFLSHLVGVDEAAEEPNKMVQWSKKSGAYTLRFRGGSTDQPILSKISRQLGVDFNIRAGGVQKVGDIEIGTMIVDISGDEDTRKKAIESLSQMGVVVEEEESV; via the coding sequence ATGCAAATAAAGTTACATAATCTAAAGCGAACGTATGGAGATTTGCATGCGGTCAATGGAATAAGCCTCGATATCCCTTCAAATACCATTTATGGAATCATAGGAAAGAGTGGTGCAGGCAAATCCACATTGGTTCGCCTGATCAGCCTGCTGGAACGACCTGATGAAGGGGAAGTCTTCTTTGATGATGTGAGGGTCGACAACCTCCAGAAGCATTCACTCATAGAAAGACGTAGAAGAGTTGGGATGATTTTCCAGAACTTCAATCTTTTCTCCAGTCGGAATGCAGAACAAAATATTGCTTACCCATTGGAAATAACCGGGACCCCGAAGAACGAGATAACAACCCGTGTTGCGAGATTGCTCTCTCTCGTTGGACTGGAAGGAAGGGGAAAAGCTCCGATCAGTACACTCAGTGGAGGACAAAAACAACGTGTGGCAATTGCCCGTGCCTTGGCTTGTAATCCGGATATTCTTTTCTGTGATGAAGCAACCAGTGCCCTCGATCCACAAACAACCCATTCAATTCTCGCCTTGCTGAAGGAAATCCAGAGAAAAATGAGTCTTACTGTCGTCATGATCACTCACCAGATGGAAGTGGTTCGTGATGCGTGCGACCAGGTGGCTGTCTTGAATGATGGTGTGGTGGTTGAACAAGGATTGGTCACTGATATCTTTGCCAATCCCAGCAGTGAAGTTACCAAGGATTTCCTTTCCCACTTGGTGGGTGTGGATGAAGCGGCTGAAGAACCGAATAAGATGGTGCAATGGTCAAAGAAAAGTGGTGCTTATACCTTACGCTTCAGGGGAGGATCCACTGACCAACCGATTCTCAGTAAGATAAGTCGGCAACTCGGTGTAGATTTCAATATCAGGGCAGGTGGTGTACAAAAAGTGGGTGATATTGAGATTGGGACAATGATAGTGGATATCAGTGGTGATGAAGATACCCGAAAAAAAGCCATCGAATCGCTCTCTCAAATGGGTGTAGTCGTTGAAGAGGAGGAGAGTGTATGA
- a CDS encoding methionine ABC transporter permease — protein sequence MSKLWILVFGATMETLSMVFFSTLFSLILGLPLGILLSATSGEDQGGIIPHPVLNNVLGRIVNVLRSFPFIILMILLFPLSRLLIGTSIGTTATIVPLSIAAAPFVARVIETALKEVDPGVVQAARAMGSTNMQIVRKVLIPEALPSLVSGVTLTIINLIGYSAMAGAIGGGGLGDLAIRYGYQRFRGDIMVVAVVVILVLVEVIQVIGNKISAKLLARR from the coding sequence ATGAGCAAGCTTTGGATACTGGTTTTTGGAGCAACCATGGAAACGTTGAGCATGGTCTTCTTTTCAACACTTTTTTCCCTCATTCTTGGGCTTCCTCTTGGAATTCTGCTTTCAGCCACCTCTGGTGAGGATCAAGGGGGTATTATCCCGCACCCAGTTTTGAATAATGTATTGGGAAGGATTGTGAATGTGCTTCGCTCTTTTCCTTTCATTATCCTTATGATTCTTCTGTTTCCCTTATCGAGATTGTTGATCGGTACCAGTATTGGAACTACCGCAACAATTGTTCCGCTGTCCATTGCGGCAGCACCGTTTGTGGCTCGGGTAATCGAGACCGCACTGAAGGAGGTGGATCCGGGGGTCGTTCAGGCCGCCCGTGCTATGGGTTCCACCAATATGCAAATTGTCCGCAAGGTATTGATACCTGAGGCCCTTCCCTCCTTGGTTAGTGGAGTTACCCTGACCATCATCAATCTCATCGGTTACTCGGCCATGGCTGGAGCAATCGGTGGGGGAGGATTGGGAGACCTGGCGATCAGGTATGGATACCAACGATTCCGAGGCGACATCATGGTAGTAGCCGTTGTCGTCATCCTGGTCCTCGTTGAGGTGATCCAGGTAATCGGAAACAAGATTAGTGCCAAGCTGCTAGCACGGCGTTGA
- a CDS encoding MetQ/NlpA family ABC transporter substrate-binding protein, whose protein sequence is MKKILSVSLVLLLALSLFAAGTKEEADSNTLVVGATPEPHAAFLELVVEDLAQQGITLKIQEFTDYVTPNEALESGELDANFFQHIPYLESFNKEKGYHLANAGGIHVEPFALYSEQYDSIAELPEGATIAIPNDPTNEGRALLLLQSAGLLTLDANAGLEATPLDIASNPKGFSFREIEAASLPRVLSDVDAAIINGNYAIPAGLIATQDGLLVEGADSPYVNVVAVKQGRENDKAIVALVEALRSEKITSYVAERYPNGEVVLVTE, encoded by the coding sequence ATGAAAAAGATTCTAAGTGTTTCACTTGTGTTGTTGCTTGCACTTTCATTGTTTGCAGCAGGAACCAAAGAAGAGGCCGATTCCAACACCTTGGTAGTCGGAGCCACCCCAGAACCCCATGCTGCTTTCCTCGAGTTGGTGGTTGAGGATCTTGCCCAGCAGGGAATTACCTTGAAGATCCAGGAGTTCACCGACTATGTAACTCCCAATGAGGCTTTGGAGAGCGGAGAGTTGGATGCAAACTTCTTCCAGCATATCCCCTATCTTGAGTCCTTCAACAAGGAGAAAGGATATCATCTGGCAAATGCAGGTGGCATCCACGTTGAGCCGTTTGCTTTGTACTCAGAGCAGTATGATTCTATTGCCGAGCTCCCAGAAGGTGCAACGATTGCAATTCCAAACGATCCAACCAACGAAGGTAGGGCGTTGCTGTTGCTCCAGAGTGCCGGTTTGTTGACTCTTGATGCAAATGCTGGTCTTGAAGCAACACCGCTGGATATTGCATCCAATCCTAAGGGTTTCTCTTTCCGCGAGATCGAGGCTGCAAGTCTTCCTCGTGTACTCTCTGATGTCGATGCTGCTATTATCAATGGCAACTACGCCATTCCCGCTGGTTTGATCGCAACCCAGGATGGATTGCTTGTCGAAGGTGCAGACAGTCCTTATGTAAATGTCGTTGCCGTCAAGCAAGGACGTGAGAATGACAAGGCTATTGTTGCTTTGGTTGAAGCACTCCGTAGTGAGAAGATTACCTCCTATGTTGCAGAGCGTTATCCCAATGGTGAAGTGGTTCTTGTGACTGAGTAA
- the argF gene encoding ornithine carbamoyltransferase codes for MMTSMKGRSFLTLKDYTGQEILDLLQLSADLKAKKKGNTYPETLQGKLLTGKNIVLIFDKSSTRTRCSFEVAAFDEGACVTFLTNSQMGKKESIEDTAKVLGRMYDGIQYRGFSPKVIRDIARYSNVPVWNGLTDDDHPTQVLADVLTAMEHTHKAPKDLKFAYIGDGRNNVSNALMIGAAKLGMEYRIAAPKELFPSQQLLDELAPAAKESGAKLWATTDPVEAVQGVDVIYTDVWVSMGEEDQTASRISLLKDYQVTMDLLKASGNKQVLFEHCLPSFHDLNTSVAQQIHEQFGLTELEVTDEVFRSNHSVVFDEAENRMHTIKAVMVATLAELS; via the coding sequence ATAATGACATCAATGAAAGGACGCAGTTTTTTGACCCTCAAGGACTATACAGGACAGGAGATACTTGATCTTCTCCAGCTCTCTGCTGACTTGAAGGCAAAGAAAAAAGGAAACACCTATCCAGAAACATTGCAGGGAAAACTGCTTACGGGAAAGAATATCGTGCTGATTTTTGACAAGAGTTCCACCCGTACCCGTTGCTCATTTGAAGTCGCTGCTTTTGATGAAGGAGCCTGTGTCACCTTTCTGACCAACAGCCAGATGGGAAAAAAAGAATCCATCGAGGACACTGCTAAGGTTCTCGGGAGAATGTATGATGGTATTCAGTACCGTGGGTTCTCTCCTAAGGTAATCAGGGACATTGCCCGCTACAGCAACGTTCCAGTCTGGAATGGGTTGACTGATGATGATCATCCCACCCAGGTGCTGGCGGACGTCCTTACAGCAATGGAGCATACCCACAAGGCCCCTAAAGACTTGAAATTCGCTTATATCGGGGACGGGAGAAACAATGTCTCCAATGCACTGATGATCGGCGCCGCAAAACTGGGGATGGAGTATCGTATTGCTGCACCAAAAGAGCTGTTCCCATCCCAACAGTTGCTTGATGAGTTGGCTCCTGCTGCCAAGGAGAGTGGTGCCAAGTTGTGGGCTACCACTGACCCAGTTGAGGCTGTACAGGGTGTTGATGTGATCTACACCGATGTGTGGGTCTCCATGGGGGAGGAAGACCAGACCGCGTCAAGAATTTCCTTGCTGAAAGACTATCAGGTGACAATGGATCTCCTGAAAGCCTCCGGGAACAAGCAGGTGCTCTTTGAACACTGTCTCCCTTCGTTCCATGATCTCAATACCAGTGTTGCACAGCAGATTCACGAACAATTCGGCCTAACGGAATTGGAAGTAACTGATGAGGTGTTCAGGAGCAATCATTCAGTTGTGTTTGA